In one Oligoflexia bacterium genomic region, the following are encoded:
- a CDS encoding 23S rRNA (pseudouridine(1915)-N(3))-methyltransferase RlmH, with protein sequence MKFCFVGISSRLPPWLEQLTLDYKKKISFWIETECIVLNSPSHDRDAQDKKIKSESEIILNYLKPDDFVLLCDEKGQRLDTKAFSKRLERILGGGKKRIIVVIGGAYGVNDEVKKRADLQLCLSEFTITHHLALAVACEQTYRAMTILKGTSYHNG encoded by the coding sequence TTGAAGTTCTGTTTTGTAGGAATAAGTTCACGACTTCCCCCTTGGCTTGAACAGCTCACTCTTGATTATAAAAAGAAAATATCATTTTGGATCGAAACAGAATGTATTGTTCTTAATTCTCCATCTCATGATCGAGATGCCCAAGATAAGAAAATTAAATCTGAATCAGAAATAATTCTTAATTATTTAAAACCAGATGACTTCGTACTGCTCTGCGACGAAAAAGGACAGCGTCTAGATACCAAAGCATTTTCAAAGCGATTAGAGCGTATCTTGGGCGGAGGTAAGAAAAGAATCATTGTGGTTATAGGCGGCGCTTATGGTGTAAATGATGAAGTAAAAAAACGAGCAGACTTGCAATTATGTCTTTCTGAATTCACAATAACTCATCATTTGGCTTTAGCCGTTGCTTGTGAGCAAACTTATCGAGCCATGACGATTTTGAAAGGAACAAGTTATCATAATGGGTAA